In Fusarium fujikuroi IMI 58289 draft genome, chromosome FFUJ_chr02, the genomic stretch CGTCATCTCGACGATCTTTTTACCCCCGTTTTGGAATAAGTAAGAATCAGTTGAATCTTTGTCAACTTCCAACATGGCCTCGTTAAGAAGGACACTAAAGCTCATCTTTGCTTTGAACACCAAGCCAATCCGCAGTGGCACCAgcgttgagcttgaaggatACTTCAGCCAAATTTCACTATACCAGTTTGGATCGTGTTCAGGGTCAGGTAGCGGAgtctttggtggtgctgtTAATAACGGCTGAGTCATGAATTGGTAGCTCAATGTACTGCTTCTGTTAGCTCTGATTCAgccagaagaggagagtcTTACCATTGCCAGTGAAACAAAGACCAGGCTGTAAGATCATATGAGTTCCTCAACTTCTTGTTCATGATGTATGTTGTTGGTTCGAATAACCCCAACTCATGGGCTATTTCTATTGACCGGACGAGGAATTCTGATGATAAATGATCCATATCAAACATATTGATGATAGTATTCAAGACCAGAGCTGCTTGCAGCGTTGTCAAGCTTCTGTTATAGGTCACCTCAACTATCCATAGCCTTTTCGCTTCTTCGAGGAATTTATAACCAAGACTATTGGGATTCCAATACTCTGCGGGCTCGGATACATTGTTCCGACATTGCTAACAGGTTGTTAGCAAGAATACACTTGATAGTAGACTGGGGGGACTTACGCATCCAACTGCTAAAACAGCGTTGACGAGAAGTGATGAGCAAAATGTATTGGATCCACTGGTCATATCATCGAAGAAATAGTCCTTATGAAAGAACGTGAACCAGTCATATTCCTGAAGAAAATAGGCACGTACAAGCTCTCTCATCTTGTCATCGCTAACATTCACAGCAGTCCATCTCGAAGGCATTATCTCATCCAGTCTTGAGTCAACGATGGTTGCTGCGTGATGAGGTCTCAAATACTGTGCCCGATATCCCAAATCTGTGTCCGTAAAAACCGGAGATGCAATACtaacaacatcatctctcgTACTCCACTCATGTACAAGAGATCTCATGAAGGGATTCTCGTCAGTCTGCAGATATGTAGGCATGAGCGGCGAGTAGATGAATTGATATCGTGATCTTGTTTCAGGCTCGAGTTGTACTTGGAGCAGTAAATCGGCGCTTGATAGTTGACGCATCAAGGTTTCGGCATCGACACCAGCTTGAATCCGTCGTACGATTTCGAGTCCTTCATTTCTTGGTCGTGATTGAATAGCTCGGTATACAACCGCTGCAGGGTGTGATTCCAGAAGTGCCTCGTACTTATCACGATAGTCTGTGTCGGATGCCACTCGGTAAACACACCCGGATTTCCGTGCCCGACATTGAGAGCATACCGGCCGAGCTCCGTTACACTATATCAACCGATGAGTTGCCACCACAACACACGTGATGGAATCCACACTGacctttactttcttctGCCGACATGATTCGCATGCCAAGGCTATGGGAGCTCGTTTTCTTGCCAGGGGAGCAGTATGATAGTGAGTAGAATTTTCGGCCGGCTGGGGACGAGCAGCTGGGAGTAACCGTCGAGGACCACCTGCTTGAGAGGTCTGTTGagctgatgatgtcgatgcttCGGAAATACTTGGCGTTCTATGAGGTATCATCTTCGGTAGGTTGATGTAGCTTGGTAGAAAGGCAGAACTGCCATGACTTTTACGGGTGTGATATCGGAAGGACACAGCCCTTAGCCGAAACGTGAGACCACACAAGTGCGTAATTGACTCATATGAGTATTAATTTCCTGCTAAAGAGCCGTAATGTGCTTTTTCTATGTTCGAACCATGATGTCATGGTTGTTGAAGCATGATGCGCTTTGTTTCTTGGGGAGCCACAACAGCCTCCATATAAGAGATACCTTCTGATTCGCTCAATCAACTGCGCCGGGATATATCCTGTATTTCTAATAAGCTGGTTCATTATGATGTGCCATGCATTGAGATCAGCCTCTAGTGCCAGCCTCACCGCCGACCTGTCATCGAGCCTGCAGGAGCTTGGAGGCCCTTTTTGTTCATGATGCCTATATCTCTTAGGTAACAAATTCGTCCCCAATATTCAGTTTATATCAAAATTGGTCATTATTTTGTATGCCTATCAAGCTACTGCGTGTGAACGAATGACACAACTATCATGAATAAACTGGTAGAGATATTATTCAAGCCACAGAAATGGCCATAAAGGCTTGATCTTCTGATACTAGTGTAGCGACTTATCTTTAATGATATATTGGTCTCTGTTTCTCTGTGTTGTCAactgaagatcttgaagatcgGGGATAAGGATCAGTCCCTGAAACTGCAACGCATAGAGCCCATCAGCAATCTCACATAATCCCCATCTGGATTATGAATTAAAGGGAAGTATTAAACGCGCTTCAAGGTGGATATCAGCATTTAAATTCCGTTCGTCACCCCGAATTCCGGCTTCCGATCTCACATTTGCCATCTCCACCACTCGTTGGCAGATCCCAGATCGGCCAATTATGCAATATTGAATATCAAGCTCCGGGATTAACGTTCTTGGCTGCCAGACTATTGAAAATCCAGGGTCCTGGTCGGCGGGAATTACCCAAACCGCTGTTATGACGCACCACGCGATCTGCACCAGGACATGTCACTATTCCCAACGTGGTCTTACCCAGCGCTGTCTTATTTGTGGCGGGGATCACATCGCCTCACAAGCCAGGCATGTAATATCATAAAAGACGTAAAGTAAACATATGTCGTGGcaaaaatactttaatttttatgGGATATCCAATTATCTGTTCGTTATTATGCCTGGCGTTCCGAGAAGCAGAGGCTGTAACTCTTGtttgaagcagaagaagaaggtaaGCACAGAGGTCTAAATACATGCTAGGAAAAGAGGAACCTACTTACATAAACTAGTGTGACCAAGTCAAGCCAGCTTGCTCAAGGTGTGCACGACTTGGAGTCCCATGCGTCGGTTCAGGTGAACAGAAATATGTCTTCAAACCCGTATCATTCACCAAGCCATTCAAGACCAGCTTTTCGAAACCACGAAAGCGCGAGACATCATCTCAGGCATCCATTTTGCATAAGCCTCAAAACTCGTTAACTCTTCTACAAGCCAAACTTGTTGCGGCTCTAGAAGTAACAGACTTTCGATATGGCCTCCACTGTTATGGGGACTTTCTAGAGCATGTTCCCAAAAGGCTTGGTCATAGCCATGCTCTCGATGTTTCTGTTGATTTGATGACAAGTACCTTGCCTTATCATTATACATATGAGATCCCATCTCAAGTTGAAGCCAAGTATAGCAGCAGCTTGAAAGTATTGAGAGGTCTCCAAGATAAGAAAGCTACACAGATCGGCTTCGAGGACGTTGCAGCCTTTCCAATCCTGACGATATGCCAGGTAAGTACATTCTTATGTAGAGAGCATGCACTGATAATCCCAAAGAGCTGGCTGGGACAAGCAGGTAATGAGTCGCGGAGCCATGGGCAAATACTTGCATGTTTCATGAACGCAGTAACAGAAAAAGGCCAGAGTAGCATTTTCGAACTCAAGTTACTGGAGAGCTCATTGATAGCTCTATTCTTCGAGGCTCTTGTGGATACACGAATCGACTTGGAACAATACGTCAATGACCTGAGCTCACAGTCACGCCAAAACGCATACGACTATAATCAAGATCCTCACGTTCGATCTTTCCAAGTGCAAAGATTTCTGAGGATACCGAGACTATTGCACGAGCCTCTTCGACACGTGGAAGAAATCAAAACCACGTACAGAGAGTTGCGGGACGATCATGCAAGAATACAGCACCAGCTCGACAGCGTAAGAGAGCAGAAGGATCCTTCTGAAAACTTACACTGTCGACAAAAGCTTGTTCACATGCTTCAAGTTACGGAAGCGATCCTTCTCACGGCAGCACTAGCTTTGAACAGAATACTTGGGGCAGCATATCCAGACGAAGGCGTCTTACTCCTGGAAGCATCAATGCTAGCGAACGAACTCATCATCCTTGCTAAATCAGTGTACGATCTCAGACCTCTTGGTGCCAGCTATATCCCACCATGCCTGGCAGCTGTAGTAAGTCATTCTCCGGCTAGTCTGACTATCGGAGGTTACTGACTCCTTATCTAGTGGGCAACATCGAGTGCCTTGGAAGCTCAGAGCAATGAGATTGAGACGTTACTCGCGGAATATCAGGTTGATTATGCTCGCATCAAGTGGATGGATCAAGCTGTATTACTGAAGGAATTGAACGGGACCCTACTAGGACGACTATCTGAATCGACCAGTCGGGACAAAGTCAAAAAGTCTGATAACGATGGAGAtctggagatgttgatggtcCATTTTAAGGTAGTGTTCGGGTCCATTGGAAGCTATTGATTCCCGTCAAGCtgaggttgttggttgtCAAGCCTGCAAAGTTGGAAATAGGTATGAAAGCTGATCAGAAAAGATTGGAGCTCCTGGGGgaagaaaattaaatattattcaTGCCAAAGAGTTGACATCATTATTCAAGTCATGCCGTAAATCAATATGTTCCCGTCAATCATTAATTTCTAGGACCAAATTAGAGGAGCACAATCGCTCCAAGCgcaacaccagcagcggcAATAAGAGACCTCTCCATAACTCCAGCCGCATTAGGCGCAGCAGTAGCTGCCGCCGCAGCAGGTGTAGAAGTAGAAGCAGCCTCCTCAGTCGATTTGGTCTCCGATGGCAGTATCGGAGCCACAGTAGTTGATCCAGTCCTTGATGTGATTCCCATCGGTTCTGCTGATGCAGATACGGCATGCCTCGTCGTAGTCCTCGTTTCAACCTTAATCACAGTACTAGGCTCAGCAGTTTCCGTCACTGTCGTTTCCGATGTCGTCTCCGCAGCTGCAGCAACAAGCGTAGTCGAAGGTTTCCAGCACGAGAGATATGAGGTTCCGATGGTCTCAGTGCCGGTATATCCGGCACATCCAGGCACGCCAGTCTTTGGGGGTGCTCGGCCGCCATCACAGTCGAGAGGGTCACAGATCATCCCGTCGTCGGGGTCAAACCAATGGACTATTTTATCTTCGCATGTTGTGTAGCTGTGAGTTGAGCAGCCGAATCCAAGGGCTTGCTCGGCGAGCATGAGCAGTGGGATGGCAGCCAAAAGAATTGATTTGACCATTTTGAAGGTCCTTTTAACGAGTGTCTCTTGTAAACGAGTGACAAGTTTAACGAGAGATTTGACATGTCAGGCTTTGACGTGGAGGATGACCATGCTTTAAACAAAAAACTCACAGGGGTCTTTTGCCCAGTGACTGACTCAACGAACCAACCGTAACGTATGATCGTTAGCGTTCGCCAAATCCTTCTGCTGGCGGCTGAATTGTTGTCCTATGACCTCTAAACGACCCATGCTATAGGAGATTGCGGTAGAAGCGAATGGGTTAGTTCAAGAAAGAACAGCTTTGATTGGTTGGCGAAGCTCGTAATTTCTTTGCTGTGCCGTTCTTCCATCCCCTGTAGAAGGAATACGACGAGCTGCGCCTTGCTGTTAAGGTACGCTGGCGGATCGACTTCAGGGATTATTTAGGTGCTAAGAGGAGAAATCACCGAATTGACAAGACGAGGCCATTTACCAGTACCTTCGACGGGAGTGGGAGACAAGTTGGCTTTACAATTTCTACTTCAAAGAAAGCTACTCCAAAGGTTTAAAAGTACTAAGATAAACAATAGGATGACAAAAAAAACGAATCAAGGCTTCAATTTGTTTTGTCAGATTTATGTTATCGAGATTAATACCAAAACTAGCTGGTGCTCCGCCTATGAAGGCGTATGACAACGAGAGATATTTAGTTACACCGCAGCCGTGTACACCGTACCAGTGGCTTCAACAATTATTTTGAAGCACCTCTATGCTATATGTATCTCTATTAAGCTGAATATGCAAAGTGGTATAGAAGAACAATGAACCAATCATGTCAATTCTTTTACACGTTATGACTCTATTTCATCGCTCCAGGTCTCAATTAGTGCATCCGGCCCCGGCTCCGGTTCCGATACCGGCCGGTCGATTAAAATTCCGGCGGGGTGGCTGCCATTCGCGACTCATTCGATCCCATTTCCCAACGAGGGGCACCAAGAATTTTCcaagcatcaacaagcaaAACAACAATGGCCACCGATTCGACACATACGCAATCGCAAGTCTACCTCTCCACGAGAGGTGGCGACTATGGTGTACGATCTATCCGTCAATACTCGAATTGACACTCTGCTGACCTCCAAAAGCTCTCCTTCGAGACCGTTGTCCTAAAGGGATTGGCTGCCGATGGTGGTCTTTTCTCCCCCATGAGATTCCCGCTGCGACAGAATGGGTGCGTACGAGCCGATCAATGCACCTCTTGGCTGCGATCGAAAGCGACGAATGTCGGGATCACGATTAACGCGATACTAGCAAAGCTGGAAAGACCTCTCGTACCAGGAATTGGCCTTCCAGATCTTCAGCCTCTACATCTCCCGCAGCGAAATCCCCGCCGAAGACCTACAAGGCATCATCAACCGAAGCTACTCTACGTTCCGCGCCCAAGAAGTCACACCCCTCGTCCAGCTCAAGGACAATCTGCACCTCCTCGAACTCTTCCACGGCCCTAGCTACTCCTTCAAGGACTGCGCGCTCCAGTTCCTCGGCAATCTTTTCGAATACCTCCTCGCGCGAAAGAACGAGGGCAAGGAGGGTAAAGACCGACATCACTTGACTGTTGTTGGTGCGACGAGTGGTGATGTGAGTCATGCTGTGGCCTGATTGCGGTAATATCCTGACGTGTGAATTAGACTGGATCCGCTGCTATTCATGGTTTGAGGGGTAAGAAGGATGTGTCAGTTACTATTCTGCATCCCAAGGGCCGTGTCAGCCCGATTCAGGAGCTTCAGATGACGACGTGCACTGATGCCAATGTGCACAACCTTGCCGTCACCGGTACCTTCGACGACTGCCAAGTGAGTACGCCTTTTGCACGTCCTTCGCGCCGCGCTAACGAATTGATAGGACATCGTCAAGGCCCTCTTTGGCGACCCCGAGACCAACGCCTCCCTTAAGCTCGGCGCCGTCAACTCCATCAACTTCTCCCGCATCCTCGCCCAGATCGTGTACTACTTCTACTCCTACTTCTCCCTCGCCAAGAAGTCCTCCACCTTCAAGGTCGGCGACAAGGTGCGCTTCGTTGTCCCCACCGGAAACTTTGGCGACATCCTCGCCGGCTACTTCGCCACTCGCATGGGTCTTCCCGTCGACAAGCTTGTTATCGCGACTAACGAGAACGATATCCTTGATCGATTCTGGAAGTCTGGAAAGTACGAGAAGCAGCCCGCCAGGGGCCCCGAGGCTCAAGGTGGTCTGGAGGTCGATGGTGTCAAGGCCCATGAGGAGGGTGTCAAGGAGACTCTTAGCCCTGCTATGGACATCTTGGTTTCGAGCAATTTTGAGCGTCTGCTTTGGTTCTTGGCTTATGAGTTTGCTGCTACTGTTGGTATGGATGTTGAGTTCAACCGCAAGCAAGCCGGTCAAGAAGTCGCCACTTggctcaaggatctcaaggtcaagggcGGTTTCGGCCCCGTCTACGTGGACGTTCTCAACAGCGCCCGCAAGACATTTGAGAGCGAACGCGTCAGTGATCCCGAGACTCTCGAGACCATCAAGAGCATCTACGAGCAATTCAGCTACGTTCTCGACCCCCACTCCTCCATCGGTGTCACCGCCTCTCTCCGATCTGCCCAACGCGCTGAGGCCAACCTTCCTCACATTTCTCTGTGCACAGCTCACCCCGCCAAGTTCGCCGGTGCCGTTGAGCTGGctctcaaggatgagaaggacttCAACTTCCAGGAGAAGGTTCTCCCTGAGGAGTTCGTCGGTCTTGAGAAGTTGCCTAAGCGCGTTTCTGATGTTTCGAATGACTGGAAGGCTGTGAGGGAGCTTGTTAAGGAgcaggttgagaaggagctTAGCGGACAGCGATGAATGTGAGATGAAAGAAAGGTGTTTGTTCTGGGTTTCGAATGCATATTTAGAGGGTTAAAATGATCAAAAGACAAAAGACGAATTAGACATCTTTTCTGTGTTTTCTGAGTTTAAGATGACCTGAATATGAAATAATGAAGTGAATGTTTCTGAGCAGTTCCGGGGACTCATTAATGTGCGCTTTCGGCTTTATTGAAAATATGCCTTGTTTGCCTTGTCGAGCCATTTTTTGGCGCTATCTATATGCCAGAGTCTCACATGGCTAATTCTCAAGGGCTGGCTGGGGTAAGTGAAATGCCAAGATGGTCTAATGTTCAGCTGAGACAACCCCTGCTTTCAGCAAATATGCCTCAGCAATTAGATAAATGCCCTACGTCCTCGATCAAACTTCAAACCTTGTCAATTCACACAATCACTGGATATTTCTTGACAAAATGAGGCCTCATTTGTTCACTTTGCCTCTGCTCTCAGGTCTAGCCAGCGTATCAGCTGCAGCCAACACCGAAAGTGGCTATCTAGCAACCGTCACCCTCGCCCCAACAGCCTCGGGAGCCGAAGCCTTTGACCTCGAAGAAAAGCGTGCAGAATGCTTTCAAGCTTGCTACAAGACGTATGGAAACTACAAGTCTTGTACGAGAGAGGGTGTTGTTCAGTGCTGGTGCAATGACTCTGTTGATTGggttgagagagaggaggaTTGCGTATGGGATATCTGTGGTCCATCTGCGTATAACCGTGAGTTTCAATCTATGGATAGTTTGTTGAATAGAGAGCTGACCTTGTGCTAGTCTATGGGGATGTTTTGAGTAGAGTTTGTGAGACTGATACGGCTTCTGCTAGCCAGGCTATTGAGACTGGATCAACAGTCAGTTCACATAGAAACAAGCTTGGAAAATAGACTGCTAATATGGAATAGTCGTCTGATGAGAAGGTCACTTCAACTTTGGCAGAGACCGCGAGCAGAAGCACAGCTGAAACTACAAGCAGAGATGAAACTAGTCAAGCTCAAACAACAGAGACCTCAACTTCTGGTAGTGTTTCCACAACAGCTATTAGTGAAACATCAGCAGCAACTACGAGTGCGGAACCAAATAGTGGTTGGAAAATGGGTTCATCGTTGGGTGTTTCGGCTATCCTTGCTATTGGTGCAGTCTATCTTGCCGGAATGGCGTTTTAATGTTGCAGTAGTTTTCCAGAGAAGTAAAGATAATAGATAATTAC encodes the following:
- a CDS encoding related to nitrate assimilation regulatory protein nirA, with amino-acid sequence MIPHRTPSISEASTSSAQQTSQAGGPRRLLPAARPQPAENSTHYHTAPLARKRAPIALACESCRQKKVKCNGARPVCSQCRARKSGCVYRVASDTDYRDKYEALLESHPAAVVYRAIQSRPRNEGLEIVRRIQAGVDAETLMRQLSSADLLLQVQLEPETRSRYQFIYSPLMPTYLQTDENPFMRSLVHEWSTRDDVVSIASPVFTDTDLGYRAQYLRPHHAATIVDSRLDEIMPSRWTAVNVSDDKMRELVRAYFLQEYDWFTFFHKDYFFDDMTSGSNTFCSSLLVNAVLAVGCQCRNNVSEPAEYWNPNSLGYKFLEEAKRLWIVEVTYNRSLTTLQAALVLNTIINMFDMDHLSSEFLVRSIEIAHELGLFEPTTYIMNKKLRNSYDLTAWSLFHWQCTLSYQFMTQPLLTAPPKTPLPDPEHDPNWYSEIWLKYPSSSTLVPLRIGLVFKAKMSFSVLLNEAMLEVDKDSTDSYLFQNGGKKIVEMTERLDAWYKSMPEPLSPTKIVSPSQLKLHLHYCYVIIQLYEILAPGGQRQAPNLPSEEDELQRSLSKYRGYFETILRIHYLRHSFEYGNMMLTRFLAMLAFLSLSKIESLTTSTGPGHIMTGSGLDIGDTDPKEARATLLIAQKGLSDQGRGYYLPRTLLRDVLANMTASDATILQSFITIPSEGPEKMQERKMYMESHCPPDILRIANDPNKQPDGNWIRRFAMLTLGEHSGRSILGMISGGSEI
- a CDS encoding probable threonine synthase, encoding MATDSTHTQSQVYLSTRGGDYGLSFETVVLKGLAADGGLFSPMRFPLRQNGCQSWKDLSYQELAFQIFSLYISRSEIPAEDLQGIINRSYSTFRAQEVTPLVQLKDNLHLLELFHGPSYSFKDCALQFLGNLFEYLLARKNEGKEGKDRHHLTVVGATSGDTGSAAIHGLRGKKDVSVTILHPKGRVSPIQELQMTTCTDANVHNLAVTGTFDDCQDIVKALFGDPETNASLKLGAVNSINFSRILAQIVYYFYSYFSLAKKSSTFKVGDKVRFVVPTGNFGDILAGYFATRMGLPVDKLVIATNENDILDRFWKSGKYEKQPARGPEAQGGLEVDGVKAHEEGVKETLSPAMDILVSSNFERLLWFLAYEFAATVGMDVEFNRKQAGQEVATWLKDLKVKGGFGPVYVDVLNSARKTFESERVSDPETLETIKSIYEQFSYVLDPHSSIGVTASLRSAQRAEANLPHISLCTAHPAKFAGAVELALKDEKDFNFQEKVLPEEFVGLEKLPKRVSDVSNDWKAVRELVKEQVEKELSGQR